The sequence CTTATGAACGATAAATCTCCTCGGTATTATCATAATAAGCACTATAAGTAGTATTTACTCTCTCCAttcataaaaatgaataaaaagaatATTTCCTTCAAAACGTGATATGTCTGTTTGCCTTTTCACCATTAAAGTGTGAATAATtttttgagaagtgatttaaatttttttcattttgcaatagataaaattattttatttaaataatagaaaattgcacgtgcgagacacgtgtgATTAAATTAGTCATATAAAATATGCCGATCACAATTATACACATCAGGCTCAAATAGAAATTATTTGGGATCTTTCAGCTTACATGGTAGAAAATGTTTCATTTAGATAAACTCACTTAGAGgtgttttcaaaatttaaatcgAAAGTGTTTAATTAAAACGCTTTATTAGGAGTTGACGTGTTTAATTGAAATGAGACTTAATTCAAGTATCTAAAGGAAACACCATGATAAGTTTTAAAGGCTATCTATAtattaaatcttttttaaattattacatCATTGCAATGTGTGCTATAAATCTCGTGAACGACAAATCTTTTAAATCTCgtgaactaatttttttttaggaattATCATAATATGCATTACAAGTAGTATTTACTCCATCCATTcataaaaatgaatgaaaagaGAGTTCGCCTTTTTACTTTTTACACACtcatattttaaatagttaaatcataAAAACTAAATCTTTCCATACTCTAGTTGGACGGTTGTtgcatattatttcataatgtatcgTGATAGCattataacatatatatttttttgttaggTACATTATTTGAATAGATTGCACCATTTTTCATCCTTACATAATGTAACACATCATCACTTTGAAGTATGAACATACAAGAAAAATAGGATACAAGGAAGAACTACTATAAAAGACaagataaattataaaatatgattatCAAACGATAagtaaagacaaaataaaaaataaaaaataagataacttGGCAATCACACCAAAATAATAGTTACACAAAACAATTCTTTTCATTATAACCTACAATAAATTTTACGacacaacataataaaatttaaataacaattaaatattttatttaaactatcAACTCAATACAATAGATAACAACTATCAGGACAAGCTGTAAATCTGTCAATCAATCAATGCAAGTCAATGTTAATTATTTTCTCAATCAATTAGAGAGTTAATTCAATTTGATATTGAAAAAACCTTTAACCTAAACTTGGGCTATAGAAAAAATTTTGGGCTCATCCACAAACAAAATATGGCAAGTACAATCTATTACTACTTTGAGCACAAATGGCAGGACACATTTGAAACCTAACTTCAACATGCAAGACTTCAAACATAAGCGAAAAATTTGAAAATCGAAGCCTTTTGCTAATAGAAACAAAAAAATGTTAATAAGTACTCCCTCGGTTTCATTTATTTGGcctttctattaaaaaaatatatattttaatttacgTATTCGTTTCATACATTAAGTTCCAAACCTCGTTTAGTGAAAATATACTGAATactatgttgttattgttgttttctaAATCAAGAGAGTTTTATTACTTTGTTTTGATTGAAAATAAGTTATTCCTATATTAATTATCTCGAAATTAGTTATTTCAAGATAAATTATCCcaccatatatataaaataatttatcccATTACTATCGTATAAGtgacatgataaataatttcgaGATTAATTAATACCTTCAACCAAACGCAAGACAAAATAATCCTGCattttatttcaagattattatacATTACACTTCACGTCAAATGACCCCATAGCATTCATAAAGTAATAGCCAAATTTAGAATTTCAAACTTTCGTTAATAAGATTAGTTGAATAAAATACACTTTCAATTAAAGTGTTTTTAAGGAGTGTGCTAAGTAAAGAAgagtcaaataaaataaaaaaaatggaatatAACTACATAAAGTGTAATAGCcaaatttagagtttcaaaatCCTGTTAATAAGATTAGTTTAATAAAGTATATTTTCAATTAAAGTATTTTTAAGGAGTGTGCCAAGTAAAAAAGAgtcaaataaaataagataaatggAATATTAATTTATCActttatatgtttgaaaataatttatatttcattttacttGAATCCAAAGATGGACCTAGATTTAAATTTGGGGTGAAGGTACCCGTTAAATTCGACATAAAATATTCATATTGTAtaagaaacatataaaaattgatataagatgaataaaatcacCCTTAAAGATCAAAAAATTAATTAGGTGCTTTGTCTTCAGGTGGAATCCCATATGTTCGAACCTCCCAAATATTCACGAGCCTTAAATTTTGAATTCGTCGATGCCTGACTCCCATAATAAACTAGACtagatattttaattaattaattaatttttctcacaaattaaaagcactttttttatattatataaaatagtaatagtaaaCTTTAAAGATTGATAAAAATTTGTAAGTAAAATACATTTTTGATGAACTTTTTTAAAGATGTGTCAAAttaataaaagtcaaataaaatgaATCGGAGggaaaattataaaaagtaaGGAAACATTACTAGATAATACTCATCCCTGACGTTAAAATACATTTTCACTACCCTCCTCTTTGTTTTTTTTCAAGCTTTTGTATGTGTTGTTCTTCCTCGACGTTAGAGAGAGAAAGTGAAGAAAAGGCGAAAAATATTATAGAGAGAATAACAACTATTTCTTTTTTGATCTAAACCTTTCATCTCCTTTTTCTCTTCAACCACTGCTTAGATCTGCTcaatttttctcacaaaaatctgagCGCAAAAAATTATTCTAAGGTGAGTTTTCTAGATAAATGAGATGagtaaattttttactttttgtcgtttttttttttaaattttaattttgaactgttttggagtttttttttttttttactgttttattttttgtttgcaGAGGCTATGAAGCGATTAAGGGATGATGTATATGCTAGTTCTCAATTTAAGCGGCCATTTGGTTCATCTCGTGGAGAATCGtaagtttttttgttttgtgttgaaTTTATAGGTTTAAATCAGGCTGTtttgatgtaaaaaaaattatttgttatgtAAATTTTTAGGTTCTGAATTTGCTGTTTTTTTGGGGCTAGTTTTGAGTAAATTAGACATTTTTAGTTCTTATGTTGTTTAGAAGAGAGCTAAAGTTTTTGTGATCAGAAGTTGTTAGATGCTGCCTCCACTATAACTAAAGAATTTGTTAGGTTAcatccttgtttttttttttcgaacCATTAGAGAATTTTCGGagatttgaataaagtttagatttttatgcatgctGGTTTTAATTTGGTGGATTCAGTTTGCTATcttttgttaaaattaattaagggGACTCGGGTTGATTCCCAGTAATGGAACTATGGGTTGCTAAGGGAGGGACTGGTTAGTAAAAAGGGGGTCAGGTTCAATATCTAGGGAGCAAAGTGGAATTTTTTTTGGGGGgccagggggggggggggggatttacCATATCACATTTGTTTTCCTGTTTTTCTTTAAAACTGCTTCTTTAGTCAATCGCTTGAGCAAAGGAAACTAGGAATAAAACCAGTAgttatttggttttgttttgttgaGTTGTTACACCATCTTGAGCGAAGAATTTAAAACTCTGACTTGTGGGTGTAAGTTATCCAAGACGTTAAGAGTGGATGAGAACTATACTTGATCCTATTAAAAGTATGGTGGGAGGAAAATCATCAATTATGTGGTTTACAGAAATAAATTTGGCGGCTATTTTTGATTTGATTCTTTTTCTCCTAATGAAGGTGCGGCCAATCACAACTTCCTGGAAGTGGTGCTGGTGGTGGAGGCAGTGGTGGTGGCGGCACTGGTGGAGGGGGTGCTGGTGCTAGTGCCAGTGCTAGTACCCAAAAGTTGACAACTAATGATGCATTGTCTTATTTGAAGGAAGTTAAGGACATGTTTCAAGACCAAAGGGAGAAATATGACATGTTCCTTGATGTTATGAAAGACTTTAAGGCTCAAAGGTTTGCTGTCTTCCCTTCagtgtttcctttttcttttttcctgataaaaaaaaagaagtaatctCCAAATCTGATGATTCATGGGGGGCTTTTGcacaattattttgatttttcctcACAGAATTGACACCGTGGGTGTTATAGCAAGAGTAAAAGACTTGTTTAAAGGGCATCCAAATTTGATCCTTGGCTTCAATACTTTCTTACCAAAGGGCTATGAAATAACCCTCACTGACGAAGAACAGGCTCCTCCAAAGAAAACAGTTGAGTTTGAAGAAGCAATCAGCTTTGTGAACAAAATTAAGGTAATATTGTTGGTGCTTTTAATTGTAGTGATAATAATGTCCGTTCATTCGTTAGGAAATTTGCTAATGATATGTCAGGGTTCTGATTATTGCAGAAACGTTTCCAAAATGATGATCATGTTTACAAGTCTTTCCTAGACATTTTGAATATGTATAGGAAGGAACACAAGGGCATTACTGAGGTGTACCAGGAGGTACAACACTTCATATTTGGTGCATAAATATGTTAGgaaattcttatatttttaacGAATTCAGTACTCTATACATGAGTAGGTTGCATCTCTTTTTGAGGACCACCCAGATTTGCTCGATGAGTTCACAAGATTCTTGCCAGATAATTCAGGTACTGCATCAGCAACACAAACGTCGTTTGGCTGCCCTTCTTTCCATCGTTATgatgagaagggctctgctattCCATTACTTCGGCAATCGCACGTGGACAAGGTATTCTATAATTTATCTTGTTATCTAATGCTAGTTTCTTAGTATGAGGCTGTTCCACTACTATATTGATGAGTCTGAGTCTGCCAATTCTTTGCTCTAGCAACGTTTCCGTCGGGATAGTATTATCAGTCCTCATGCAGAACGTGATCGTAGTGTTGAGCGCCCTGAGATGGACGATGATAAAACAATGATGAAGTTGCATAAAGAGCAAAAGAGGCGTGCTGAAAAAGAGAATAGGGAGCGCAGAAGTCGCGATCAGGATTACAAAGAACCTGATAATGAGAACAATGGAGATTTAAGCATGCACCGCATTACTGATAAAAGGAAATCTGCTCGGAGGGTTGAAGAGTTTGGAGGCACTAACGATGATAAAGATGGAGTGAAAAGTGAGTGCATGGTTAGCATTATGATTGTTAGTATGTAAGGAGGCTAATGGTCTTGTATATGATTTGTTCTGTTAACAGTTTCTCCCTTCCTTTCTTTAGGTTTATGACCCTCAGTACAGTCTCTTCTGCTGTATGATTTTCATTTATCTTAGGTTTCTATTTGAGTTTTGAAGTTCAGATTGATGTTAGTTCATCATTAATCAAAAAAATTCCATCTTATGCTGAAAATTCAGAAGGACGatccttttaaaaaaattccTGTCTTTTGCTATATTTTGGCCTTTGATAGCAGTAATTTATACTGGTGTTCCCGTCATGCGAGTTTCactttgttgtttcatttttgaGTTCTTAATATACGATTTTGTATCCTGCAAAGTCACTAGATTTGATGATTGGTCTTGAATTATGATTTGCTTTCATCGTGCCAGGTATGTATAGCCAAGAGTTCACTTTCTGTGAAAGAGTAAAGGAGAGACTACAAAGTCCAAGTGATTACCAGGCATTCTTAAAGTGTCTCCATATCTTTAGTACAGAAATAATTACAAGAAAGGAGTTACAAAGTTTGGTATGTCTATCTTGTACTTTTTACTCCTTTATTATGGtgatctttctttattttattaacaGATAGAAGACATTCaagattttaatatattattatactaTGGACATTGACTAGGCACTAGCCATGTTAGTAATACAAATTGGTTCAGAGTTATCCAGCCAGGGGTTTGATCACTTTTTCTCTCCTTGAGGTGGAAAACTAGCTTAATCATTGTGTTTCCAGAAGATTGAATGATTCTACAATGTTTGGAATCATTATACTAGATGTTTTGCTTGTTTCTTGTCATTTAAGCATCACAATTTGTAATAAACGGTTATTTCAGGTTGCTGATTTACTCGGAAAATATCCTGATCTTATGGATGGTTTCAATGAATTTTTGCAGCGCTGCGAACGAATCGGTAATTCTGGTATTTTAAGTTTTGTGTAATTGTAATGTTACATCTGGGGGGTTCCTATCTGAATGTACCTACTTTGCAGATGGATATCTCGCAGGTGTTATGAGCAAAAGTAAGTAGCACAGCACCGGACACTTAACCatcgaaaagaaaaagaaaacagaattagaagagagagagagagagagaaaggaaaatCACTTCTTTGTCTTGTTGGGTGTCTGTTGTTTTACCACTATAGTCTGATGAAGTGTTCTGTTAATAACAGAGTCTTTGTGGAATGAAGGGCACACATCAAAGTCGCTGAAGGAGGAGGAGAAAGACAGAGAACAGAAGCGTGAAATCGAGGAAAAGGACCGGtgcaaggagaaatactggggaAAGTCCATTCAAGAGCTTGACCTTTCAAACTGTCAGAGCTGCACTCCCAGTTATCGACTTCTTCCTGAAGATGTAAGAAATCATTCTATCTGTTTTCCTGATAGGATCTTATGTGGAGGATTCTTTATTCATTCTGAACCATatattgatttgaatttgttAAATCTGTTTTTGGCAGTATCCGATACCTACAGCGAGCCAAAGATCAGAGCTCGGTGCTCAAGTGTTGAATGATCACTGGGTATCTGTGACCTCAGGAAGTGAGGACTACTCATTCAAGCACATGCGTAGAAACCAGTATGAAGAAAGCCTATTTCGATGTGAAGATGATAGGTAGGTTTCTTAACAAATGTTCACCGGTTAACCGAACCCATTGCAACccaaagaaaatgagaagaaaaaaataaaaaaacttgggATGATGAGTATTTGAAAACAAAATAGATCCAAAGGCAAGAGTCAGTTAAGGAGAGTGCAGGGAATCTGGCCTCTCAATCACTTCTATGAGCTCATCTCTCCTTTGTGAGCTGCAATTATCATGACTAATACGAATTACCAAATGTATTTGGTTCTTGAAATAGTTTATTGACTCGTAAAACCTTCTGTGTTATATTCTCTTAACGCTTGCTTTAGTGGTTTTCTTCTGTATTTCATAATGATGGTTGGTTGCACTCTGTTAACATCAGGTTTGAGCTAGACATGTTATTGGAGTCTGTGAGTTCAGCCACTAAGCGCGCAGAAGAGTTGTTGAATGCCCTTAATGATAATTCAGTTGGTGTGGATGGCCCAATCCGCATTGAAGACCACTTCACAGGTTTGGCATTTCTGATTACATCAAGATGCTTCTCTTTCTTGTTCAGTTCATCAACATAAAAGATACAAAGATTTGTAGCTTGCTGATGCATGAAGTTCTACTCTATGTAGCATTGAATTTAAGGTGCATTGAACGTATCTATGGTGACCATGGTCTGGATGTGATGGACATTTTACGGAAAAACCCGCCTCTTGCGCTGCCGATTGTATTAACCCGCTTGAAGCAGAAACAGGAGGAGTGGACGAAGTGTCGCTCAGACTTCAACAAAGTTTGGGCTGAAATTTATTCTAAGAACCATTACAAGTCGCTTGACCACCGAAGTTTCTACTTCAAGCAACAAGATTCAAAGAACCTTAGCACAAAATGTGAGTTCCTGTGTTTAGTTTGTATTTGATAGTCATGGTTTTCGTTGTGGATTTTCTCACAGTTATTTTGATTCTTGACCTGCATTTTTCATGGTCGTATGGAGGTAACAAATGATATTTCTGTCAGGCTCATATTAGTGCACCATGATGTTTGTGTGCCTTCCATTATTCATTTGTTCTTCCATTCTTTTCAATTCTTACACCTTCAGGTCAAGCCGTTAATTCCTTCTTTCTTTTAACTGTTAAATTATGgtgtttcttttctatttttgggatagATTCAGCCTGAACATACTACTGTCGTCTATGCAGAGGATCTGCCGCTTTAGTTTTTTATTGTAACTTGTAAAACCTGTTTTATTTGTCAGTTCTTTCTGTTAAATGTCCTCGAACAACGAGTTGGTGACTTACTGAAACTGCAATCATCCTCTTCTTCTAATTTCTGTAACGACTTTACTTGATATCATCATTAGCAGCATTGTTGATTTGATGGAAAGCTGGTACTTTATCAGAAACCAGCATTTAGTTATTAATCTTTTTCGATTACTATCTAGCTTTGTTCACATATTAATTGGATATTCACTCCCTTGATACATGCTAGCCTTTCCAGCTGCAGTTTCGCATATGTTCTTTTCTGCTCTTCTTCTCCATACAGACACTATTAGCATTCTGGTGTACTCGCTACAGGCGACACTGATGTTCTTACCGTTATTTCGGAAATATAGACTGCTTGTTCTAGTGAGCTTGTCACACTTTTCATGTATGTTTTTACTGTTCCCAGGTCCCAGTTATTCTAGTTTgctatatgtttttattttttgctacTGCTACACAGGTCTGAGTATTTGATGGTGAGATAAGTAATGTGAAGCCTTAGTATCACATGACTATTTAGTGTATCAACgttgatattttattttcagttaaattcttCCTGTATTTGTTTCTTATAGTTTTTATGATTCTGATTGACAGCCTTAGTGGCAGAGATCAAAGAAATTAAGGATCAAAAGCAGAAAGAGTATGACATGATTCTTGCTATTGCTGCTGGTAGTAGGCATCCAATAAGTCCTcatcttgattttgaattttctgATCCTGAAGTTCATGAAGACTTGTACAAACTTATCAAGTATTCTTGCCAAGAGGTTTGTTCCACAGAGGAGCAGTTAAATAAAGTACTGAAGTTATGGACCACCTTTTTTGAGCCAATCTTTGGTGTTACTAATCGTCTTCATGGCTCTGAGGCTACTGACGATGATGTCTTGTCGAAGCATCATGGTTTGAAGAGCAATGGAACTA comes from Capsicum annuum cultivar UCD-10X-F1 chromosome 2, UCD10Xv1.1, whole genome shotgun sequence and encodes:
- the LOC107858800 gene encoding paired amphipathic helix protein Sin3-like 2 isoform X9; translation: MKRLRDDVYASSQFKRPFGSSRGESCGQSQLPGSGAGGGGSGGGGTGGGGAGASASASTQKLTTNDALSYLKEVKDMFQDQREKYDMFLDVMKDFKAQRIDTVGVIARVKDLFKGHPNLILGFNTFLPKGYEITLTDEEQAPPKKTVEFEEAISFVNKIKKRFQNDDHVYKSFLDILNMYRKEHKGITEVYQEVASLFEDHPDLLDEFTRFLPDNSGTASATQTSFGCPSFHRYDEKGSAIPLLRQSHVDKQRFRRDSIISPHAERDRSVERPEMDDDKTMMKLHKEQKRRAEKENRERRSRDQDYKEPDNENNGDLSMHRITDKRKSARRVEEFGGTNDDKDGVKSMYSQEFTFCERVKERLQSPSDYQAFLKCLHIFSTEIITRKELQSLVADLLGKYPDLMDGFNEFLQRCERIDGYLAGVMSKKSLWNEGHTSKSLKEEEKDREQKREIEEKDRCKEKYWGKSIQELDLSNCQSCTPSYRLLPEDYPIPTASQRSELGAQVLNDHWVSVTSGSEDYSFKHMRRNQYEESLFRCEDDRFELDMLLESVSSATKRAEELLNALNDNSVGVDGPIRIEDHFTALNLRCIERIYGDHGLDVMDILRKNPPLALPIVLTRLKQKQEEWTKCRSDFNKVWAEIYSKNHYKSLDHRSFYFKQQDSKNLSTKSLVAEIKEIKDQKQKEYDMILAIAAGSRHPISPHLDFEFSDPEVHEDLYKLIKYSCQEVCSTEEQLNKVLKLWTTFFEPIFGVTNRLHGSEATDDDVLSKHHGLKSNGTSIGESDGSPSMDANTTKSKQSKVVCNGDVKCSPQRVNSSRASFTNTDAHPKEDGLVADGEHLISSDAAASLGADNVCAKLESTSGRSTRPGNGTTEDDQGVKSNIDKLPISEGDTSRLLPLVNGGFAEGSRINGYNSDSVDPSKNEKEEGELSPNGDFEEDNFVGCQDAAGDNDADADDEDSENVSEAGEDVSGSESAADECSREEHEEEDDGEHDELDGKVESEGEAEGTGEANFVGGDGTAFQTSARFLLTSKPLAKHVASPQCGGVKNDLHVFYGNDDFYVLFRLHQILYERLLSAKLNAASSESKWRTGKDTSCDPYARFMSALYSLLDGSADNAKFEDDCRSIIGNQSYVLFTLDKLIYKLVKQLQTVSIDELDNKLLQLYEYERFRKPEKYVDSVYYENAHVLLHEENIYRFDCTPSPTRLSIQLMDDGSEKSEVVPVHVDPNFAGYLHNDYLSVEHGKKESSAVVLKSHCRLIKAEGTVPL